The sequence below is a genomic window from Nicotiana tomentosiformis chromosome 6, ASM39032v3, whole genome shotgun sequence.
TCCTTTTTCTGCCCGAAGTAATTTTCCTTTTTTGGTCTAAATATGTAAGCAATCAAAGAAAGAAGGTGGTAACTTGGAGACGCAATTTGTTGAAACTACCATTTATATAAATacatgcatttaatggagaaGTGAGCCTATGATGACTTTAATTAACTATAAAATCTCTCACCCACTCTGTCAAAAATTGCATACGGTGGTGGGAAAAAGGATCTGTTTACAATCTGCCTCCTCATCTTCTCCACTCCTTCATTACCTTCTACAGGTACGAATATATAGCagttctgtatatttttgtgcgaACACCGATATTGACTCTGTTATATATGCTTTTCCTTCACTATTTGATCTGATTATGTAATATTGGTTATATTGGCTATCTTGGAATTTCAGATTGCAGCCCAAGGTCTTTACATAACATTTTGGATTTAATTTGGTTGGGTTGAAGTTGGATATATATTCGTTTGCACTATCAAGAATCACTCAGGTAATTAATTTTATTGCTTTTGTTTCTGAAATGGGGATTATGTGATTTTGTTTTAGTGTTTTGTTCTGAGCTGGATTAAGGTGTAGATTGGTTTGAGGCCAAATTATGCTGGAATTAGTTATGttggtattattttttatttatcgtTTTGATATGTATTAATCTTAGTATTATCAATATTATCGTTTTATCCTGGATTAATATTCTACCATTGGACGGATATAAGTTTTTCTGGTACTATTTTTAATTTTGAGATTAAATTATCTCAAAATTAGTAACCAAACAAGATATAAGTCGATATTAAATTTTCGTCCCaatattatttttgcttattttggggaaacataaaaaaaagaaagaaaaagagataGAATATCAAGAAGTTGGTGGCATATTAATTTGATCATTTATTCACCAGAAGTACCTTTCTTTCGCTGGCATCTTAAAGCCCACAGCTGTAAATTTTATTTCCGCCATTGAAGACTACCAACCTTACCAGGCTTCAAGTAAAAGATTTTGATTATTCCATCTAAATGTAGTAATCTAATTTACTTTTTCCTTTTATAATCTAAATTCGTCCTTAAAACTTTGTATTTTTGTTACCTAGCATTAGGATatagatttggttgaaacttgaaaaataaattttttaagttttgttgaaaaataacttttagaacttgaaattgtgtttggatatgtattttatttaaaaaaaaaggtgaagttttgtgagtggaagaaaaattttcacccaaaaatcgccctaaaTCAATTTTTAGgaacttgattttttttttcaaaaactaatcaTATTTCATgaataaatattattttcaaattattttttccgtCAAAATCTATGGTCGGTCCTTGATATTCAATATACTGCTTTGGTAGGAGTGATGCGAGAGACATTTGTTTTTAATTGTAGTCATTGTAATGCAtatcataaaaaaaataatagtaaTGCAACACGTTATGTGTTCAGTGTACGCATATTTTAATTCTTCcaagttttgttttgtttttccttttaaattaatTACCTTACATTGTCCGTGTCAACAATATTAACTAAATTAGGGATTGCAAGACTTGTTTACAAAGATTTTATCTAAATCAGTACCTTTTTTTTAAATAAGAAATTAGTTTTCCCCATTTTTACTGACCAAATAATGCTTAGAATGGCTAATAGTCTAATGTTGCAGTACGTAGGACCCCCTCCAATACAGCAAGACAAAAGGCAAAAGTTTTTGTTATCTTTTCCCCTCTCTTTGCGGTGTTAAACGACTAGTCGCAATTAAAAACGGGTAGATTTATATATCTAATTATTAGTCTcggattaaaaaataaaaatactattaGAAAAATGTTAAATGATATAAATGAAATCTGTACCTTTTTCTAAAGCAAGTTATTATTGTTAACAGAAACTAAAAATAAAGTATATTCTACAAAAGTATCTAATATTGTAAGATTATAAAAATGTACCGCTAAAATCGGTGATTGACTAAAAGCTCTTGTAATTAAGTGGCCCTGTTTATAAAAAAAGATAATGCAACCAAAATTCCACAATAAAATCAAGACATGCTTCAGGATACTTTGATCTGTTGTGCAGAAACTAGCAAAGAAGGTGAAAAAGAACAGCAAAAATTAAAATACTAGTAAAATACTATAGTGTGTATTATTTCAAGATAGTATTAATTGTCCATCAATCTTAACAAATATAAAGACATATTGCAAACATTGTTTTATTGGTGTCAGTAACAGTATATCAAGTGACATTAGTCTACCTCAGACAAGTATTTTTGCCTTCCCAATCCATATAACTCTCTCAAAGAAAGTTACATGGCATCTGCCGTTACTCTCATTGTGTTTCAAATAATAAGCTGCGCGCAGTTGGAGATATGTCTATTCCTTAATTCTTGTGCTTTGTCTTCATAATGTTGCAGATGGATATAGCAAAGGATTTAACAGCAGGGACTGTTGGTGGAGCAGCACAATTAATGGTTGGCCACCCTTTTGATACCATAAAAGTCAAGCTCCAAAGCCAGCCTTCTCCATTACCCGGGCAACCTCCAAAATATGCAGGTGCCATTGATGCAGTCAGGAAAACAGTAGCTTCTGAAGGTCCAAAGGGTTTATACAAAGGCATGGGAGCTCCACTTGCAACTGTAGCCGCCTTCAACGCTTTGCTTTTTACCGTTAGAGGTCAAGCCGAGGCGCTGTTAAGGTCTGAACCTGGTGCCCCTCTTACTGTCAGGCAGCAAATCCTTTGTGGAGCTGTTGCTGGTACTGCTGCATCGTTTCTTGCCTGCCCGACTGAACTCATCAAATGCAGGTCAGCTCTTTATTGCATTAACTTCAGAAGTATATTACTTCCTCTGTCCCCCTTTTTTTGACACTTGTTAGTTGTCAAGAGTTCATTTGACTAACATTCGGAGTTAGATTGGACTAGATTAATTTACTTTACAAAATAAAATATGGATGTTTAGAAACTGTACATATTAGAAGTTACAATTCACTCCATAAGATGGTGAAATAAGTCATTTTAAGATGTTAGTCAAAAGTTCACTAATTTTTGAAAATGAGAGTCTCAAATTTGGTGCAGAGGGAGTAgagcatatcttcaaatatatGTAAAGTTTTACTCAGCTCCTCTATGATCAACAGTCAAGTTGGCTGCCACTGGGCCTCATTGTTTAGGGCCAATAAACACAACTTATAAAAACTACTATTCATATCATTTCATGTGTTCTAAGGCTTCCTCTATGTAGCATTAGTGGTAAACCTGCTTGTGTATTTAGCAAAATTGATTGCTGAATTCTCAAATTTGACTGCAGATTGCAAGCCGATAGCGCGTTGGCAAGTGTAGGATCAGGTTCTGTGGCCATAAAATATGCAGGGCCAATGGATGTTGCACGACACGTTCTTCGTTCAGAAGGAGGTGTGAGGGGTCTCTTCAAAGGTCTATTCCCAACCCTGGCACGAGAAGTACCGGGAAATGCTGTCATGTTTGGCGTATACGAAGCGTTAAAGCAGTACTTTGCAGGAGGCATGGATACTTCTGGACTGGGAAGGGGTTCACTTATAGTAGCTGGAGGCTTGGCTGGTGGTTCAGTCTGGTTTGCGGTGTATCCAACAGATGTTATTAAGAGTGTTATTCAGGTTGATGATTATAGAAACCCAAAATACTCTGGTTCTTTTGATGCTTTTCGGAAGATTTTGGCATCAGAAGGTGTCAAAGGCCTTTACAAGGGGTTTGGACCTGCTATAGCGCGCAGTGTCCCAGCAAATGCTGCTTGCTTCTTGGCATATGAGATGATTCGGTCTAGTTTGGGATAATCGCTCCTCGAGGATTGATGGAAGGTTTTGGGAACGGTTACACTTACTTCTTTAACTAGATTTTTCCCAATTGGAATGATCTGTAATTCCAATTTATATTCCAGTAGGACAATTGTGCTTTAAAAAATTTTATACCATTTTTGGGGGACTAAGAAGAAAGAGATTTTTGTGAGCTAAGTTTTGTTATCATACAAATATACAAGAGGCATAGATTACCAAAAAAAAATAGTTGCCAGTTTTTGTTATCTGCTCTGCTAATTTCATCTTCAGTGTTTATTCGTTTTTGAGTTTTGACAATGTCAAGAATGACAAGATGATGGATTAAAAAATCCAGGAGATTGTACATTTCATTCAGATATTCACAATGCCGTATCTTAACATTTCAAATAATTGAAGCATGATTCTTGATTGAAGACTTAAAGATAGTTAGTGCTCGCGAGTGTTCTTAATTGCTGTTGTTTCTTTTCTATTTTGGCTTCAACTAAAGAGGTAAAGATGATAAAAGATAAGGTATAGTCACAAATAGGAGTGACTTATTGCAGATTGTCGTCATTAAAAATACTATCATTCTTCCCTTCTAGTCTCTAGCTAGTCCGTCCATGCATTCCGAGCGAATGGCAGTAAAACAGATTTATATCTTGCTTTGATGACATGTTTAGAACTTAAAAGTACAAACCTAACAGTTTAAAGAAAATCCTACAATCAAAATAATTTAGTATCGCCTTATCCCTTGTTCTTGTTTGGTTACTAATTCTGGGAAAGTTATCCTAAGATTAAAAATAGTACCAGTATAATTTATACGTGTCAGAGGGTGGAACAGTAATCCTAAAATAAACTAGTAAAATTGACAATCTCAGAATTAatactgtttacccgaaaaacggatagagttaattttatacgtagttctaaggatacgtgaaataacttggcacaaattaaaaagtaagtagaaatatactgagtattgactgtataaagaatgaaatacaaaccaaactgagTGGAAAACGGTTTGTGAACAAGCAAGACGAATCAATATACAAAACCATAAAAAAAGATAATCTCTATATGAATATCAGTATGTTTTCTTCTGTGAATATCAATAACATGAGAGTGTATCAATGCCTTGATCTTGGATGCCTCTACAGAAATAGTAgctatccctcttatagtggaggaatcttactttagatataattaaaaatacagtgGGGATCGCATGATAGATTAGCTTTTTCCTAATTCCCacagagattctctcccttagtgcggctgtaacggctcttgtctcttggctcgatcttggtcAGATTTGGTATGTCGATTTCcagatttagagctcgatattgactcggagCTCGGTATCGAATCGGGCTtgatattggtcggtctctggctcttaagctcgatgaCACCGCTTCACTTCATAGTTCGATTTGCACTCGAGCTCGGTAATAATGACTTCGATCTCTGTATTTGATCGGTCCCAGAAATTCGAGCTTGGTAACCTGAATTCaaatctcatctcgatattatgaagatgactttcggtccattatgttccaatcttgactaaccATAGAAAGGTCGaaaccgattttgaccgtatacaaatacaACATACCAAATAGTTAATAAGAAATAATATCAAGAATAATTAATTCCAGTGTAACTAATTTCAATATAACTAATCTCAACATAACTAATCCAAACATAACCTGTATTCAAACCAAACCACCCCTTATAGTAGTATAGTGAAGGAAACAGAAATTCTGTCTAATGGGAGTCTTAATTTGTATTCAAAAACTGTTGTTGGTACCTGTTACACTTGGCTTTCATATCTGTTTCTTGGAAGTTGATGACAAGAATAGAACTAGTAATCATTTACCTACATAACTGAAATGGACAAAGAATCTATGCACCGGAATACCTACACACCTATATTAATCATATACTCAGCCGCGTTTcaatttgtttaaatatttttggaaaaCGAAGGTCAAATTCATGCTCCcttcgttttaatttatgtgaatttatttctttttcaattcttgtaaaaaaaataattatttttcttttttggaaacaatttacctttatgcaatgatttatagtcacacaaaacaTATATGCCTCGTTTTAcatcacaagttcaaaagtcttctctcttttcttaaattccCTACCCAATCAAATGGGTTCacgtaaattgaaacggaggtaGTAATTTTTTTCTGTAAAATTGGACATAAATTCTTTTAGTTTATCGAAATAAAGTTTACATATTTAGAAACTACATAAAAAATACGATAAATTacaataattaacaattcaaaatatttaaaaattatttacaaaaaGATACTCAAAGAAAATCTTGTTTGGCTCTCCAAAAAgtaataatttctaattttttttatggAAACAGAGCGAGTATGTTATAAGACAAACGTTATCCTCAAGAATGGGATTCATCATAAAACAGTTTTATTGGTGTTTTattttgtgaattatttattaGCTAGTCTTATCTTGTGCAATGATaagataaataaattaataaataaataactgaCTCTTCTAGATGGCTTTCATGACTTGTATAGAACCTAAAAGTCCAAAATAAAGGGAAAGTTTAATAAATACAAGATCTATAAGAGTTAATGACATAAAATACAACTAATTTTCATATTACAAATTGTGCAACTATATAATGTAATTAAGTAGCATGTAACTCTTTAAAAACCCAAAACACTCCCCTCCGATCCACAGGCGGGATGATATACAAGCATTTAATtggttttttcttcttcttgcaGCTCCGTATACTAACAGAATTAAAACTCTCTTTCTTTAAAATATACAAACTTGAAATATGCTAATGTGGTATACTAAAGCAACACTGTGTAAATATATTAAATGTATTAATCatataatatatattaaatatattgtTTATATGTAATGAATATTTTAACCATACTACATGTCGTAGatattatctatattattataaaaatttgaatacaatgtcggtttacaaaaataagcttataatattaagcataatagctcataataaaagaaaataatcgaaattctagatattagccttataatactATTAATTTTAGGACATAATAATACACGTTAgtaatcctacatgattacctttaggaatcctattagtataattactttcgggcggtctaattcatataaaattgaacaagtaaatatctttagtcatgtaatcctattacttttaggatatacttcttaaaaattcatattactaatttaattcaaaaacgtattataatgtcctattactaatttaatttgaaaatgtattatattgtccaaatccatttagaaaaaggagagctagcctattttattataaaagtataaatacaatatcaatataccaaaatagccctaaaatattaagcaGAAGAACTCATAGAGAAAGGACATAACttcaataacctattttttggactacaataccttatttgctaatttttaaaattaataaaattttatctattaaattcttattaaaaatatgtaggaagatttaataaaattaatttcataagaattctctgtattggcaatacattaccactctataatgtccaataccaaaaaaagataaaagtaatattaaatggactacatacagagttgaaattgagaaaaaataccccaacgataatatatttttatattatatttgaactattttattactcaaataatattttttaatcaatttttcatgtaatattgaaaaatacccaattattcaacaacaactaagaaaatatttaagaatataaatgtgtgagaaagagaaaaaaaataatttgtaagagtcaataccactaatgattctacaaacataaaaatctaaaagtgaaatgttatatcaatctttt
It includes:
- the LOC104096851 gene encoding mitochondrial carnitine/acylcarnitine carrier-like protein, whose translation is MDIAKDLTAGTVGGAAQLMVGHPFDTIKVKLQSQPSPLPGQPPKYAGAIDAVRKTVASEGPKGLYKGMGAPLATVAAFNALLFTVRGQAEALLRSEPGAPLTVRQQILCGAVAGTAASFLACPTELIKCRLQADSALASVGSGSVAIKYAGPMDVARHVLRSEGGVRGLFKGLFPTLAREVPGNAVMFGVYEALKQYFAGGMDTSGLGRGSLIVAGGLAGGSVWFAVYPTDVIKSVIQVDDYRNPKYSGSFDAFRKILASEGVKGLYKGFGPAIARSVPANAACFLAYEMIRSSLG